In the Nymphalis io chromosome 2, ilAglIoxx1.1, whole genome shotgun sequence genome, one interval contains:
- the LOC126779392 gene encoding uncharacterized protein LOC126779392 translates to MSALSTPGGGGTTAQSKPTSGKQKYQKLDINSLYCANRNENLEPSSVKSQLSRKHGMQSLGKVPSARRPPANLPSLKTETGQDPNANSVSTITATVTTQASCTSQTITTSSSSGVVAGTASGGWVPLPPPSSPHFRTEFPSLEAAAQPSHRSTDHSILQPQLRPQTEGSWTCGGTAGVRQETTSSPGAAPASTPATQQTPAYRAILPSFLMKGSSGTGIGLGTLSSLRDNRNNSGSGGSSNSNNSNMVGSRQTPRPPATPRAVEVLTARPILREEQISSLDDISRDAGWAQHDDIDYDQKLDFSDGESSTPATKVNNKSNTRTSIDHECMDNKMQDPGDEDQLWAERRQKQSNEVAQAVARARQRKEEEQRRQMRDPQGTQQSSKDIRDKGDRSDRDRNDIRDKDLEVREKDRADNRDKDRSDIKDKDRNDLRERDCRDKDRLDRDRDRVDNRDRFDRERDRDRDRLGDNKDRARLENRDRSDGDKERDLRDRDRNDNRDRNDNRIDRDRYDRERERNDRDRVDRDRDFRDRDREYARDRERDRDRERERDRERDRDRDRDRERDQSNAPFSKTFQANMPPRFLRQQQSRQHKEEDQHKAWAFTGKPAQRRQEPQPYNAPRHTSHNGRRSYSRDYSDREDEIRRDKDGPGPQWRSEMQDYDRSGRELDRSNSKDSYKDFNDYKDRRNDSDRKSIDTTMEHCSRTAADKLTEVFERKSSGLAEPFASVDSTMQPTPERRTTPSSNSPQNETFEKDFSKASWADVAQEEQSNLIAGKPLDKDGTFKQNDCKIDSPSTEIVDVIITPQQNINNSNSLINSNLTTQNQTNSYNNSHMSSTQVVSPQIQQTHTVNTQINIQTVIPISSANLSQPSIFTDSHTISKSSSNQTPSKPNNSGENISSTIQTHKQSLPEQLSLTSVVKSSIPGQKSEKDVSETESIASKSSIDPSGIIGNKLMDSNSNENIQDNQKRQLDDKKNEQYNNELLNKIPIKEPVERKSSGSGSEKKGRGFGSSGYVYNRGWGGSRESRGRRSHRSSRSNNRASESDGSTDGNNVERKERRRAPRSPRGPKKQDRPDDTNHLANEQSPQISDGLENREPFAPRGQPSRRGRGGFQGTNRPPAPAKRVTGYGPPNTKSPFSQANRAVKDNEDMKDNLFDDKEKTNPKNRTSSSVAKVRDRRSKAMGGPMSGEDENWETTSEHSESGGTGMHRRPNGGRQSAQSQKGQIGNRNQNSINRQNNSRGQQAAKKEGENKNTEITEAISDLKISTTNETVDDGFQEVRNKKNSKESRGSNGKDEKQPRSRSNQGGGRNGSTSRSSNDKSNSRGSAPVTAKSGTQYDRPRQANLAPRFVKQRQKQQMGLSTFGPDTGAAPPPPPVNAWDKPISQTLRGNVEEPPEVVDNKSCQSSQRSTPGDVAIDNKSSVAPCAVVSDKTGVLDGSTPPVETIIFENTNYKTAPPAEALKQKYQPSAATAKPQGEEVVTEIESRPLPFNGDVRSRTRSIQELMAESGRPVSEAEGSLGLQMSFDTSQKAEDSSDMKLDFAFDSDLGQLTEDKAAKTLGLPRGVHMSTSNTISPLAADLNLKIASVKKVWEMPAVAEGTEELQFAGFEENNTETGAPPNVCKVKPTQQLQSPPPQHYNHVSYQGGYGGLSVPSPPAVLYNSSQQILGSSQQLQQQGGLYGAFLDQTRGQFGGFPGTPYGAGSATPYNYQPPDMFQSLPSQYRMAAAAGGGAAYGQSGQLGNSPSTVLISSTSNSLMSATVKPSSQQIGAIGSKGGGVGGVGGVGGVNTFQQQYLGYSGPVGEAPYSLPGLLPRPAPPASSYYSPYQPPTAPAPNYPLQFTQPAQSSAFSSQFLSSQLHVAAAAAVQQMQQQYRAPPLQQQYAPPQPRPPPQQQLKSPLHEHANGFAPLCDSASPTPKGASKPQKPPHSPPQHKYHAPPPHQQHPAHPPPAHTPHQHHQQHQQHQQQLVGGGNNGRSGNITGGGNGNGMNRGMVGQRYPAPIQRPHAPAMPMYRAPPAPRTHNTPRPNLYYHHHQRNGGNGPERVTEVGEVAPNVEETGDNAPAGEAPPPAEVKAE, encoded by the exons ATGTCTGCACTCTCGACGCCGGGCGGCGGAGGCACTACGGCGCAGAGCAAGCCGACGTCCGGCAAGCAAAAATATCAGAAATTGGACATCAATAGTTTGTACTGCGCCAACAGG aatgaaAATTTAGAACCGTCCTCAGTAAAATCTCAACTTAGCCGTAAACATGGAATGCAAAGTCTTGGAAAAGTTCCTTCAGCGAGGCGCCCACCAGCCAATCTTCCTTCTTTGAAAACTGAAACTGGTCAAGATCCTAACGCAAa ttCTGTATCTACAATAACTGCAACAGTAACTACTCAAGCATCATGCACCTCTCAGACaata actaCATCCTCGAGCAGCGGTGTTGTTGCGGGCACAGCATCTGGGGGATGGGTACCTCTCCCACCACCTTCATCACCACACTTCCGCACAGAGTTCCCCTCATTAGAGGCTGCCGCTCAACCCTCACACCGTTCTACAGATCATTCTATACTACAGCCACAACTAAGACCACAAA CGGAAGGCAGTTGGACGTGCGGTGGCACGGCCGGCGTGCGGCAAGAAACTACATCGTCTCCCGGCGCCGCGCCCGCCTCCACGCCTGCTACACAGCAAACACCCGCTTACCGTGCCATTCTACCATCTTTC CTGATGAAAGGTAGCAGTGGCACTGGAATAGGCTTGGGAACATTAAGCTCACTACGTGATAATAGGAACAATAGTGGCAGCGGCGGGAGCAGTAACTCTAATAATAGTAACATGGTAGGCTCTAGACAAACGCCGCGACCGCCTGCTACACCACGAGCCGTTGAGGTTCTAACAGCGCGCCCAATTCTACGCGAGGAACAAATATCTTCGCTTGACGACATCTCTCGTGATGCAGGATGGGCACAGCATGATGATATCGACTATGA tcAAAAACTGGATTTCTCTGATGGTGAGTCATCAACTCCAGCCACGAAAGTCAACAACAAATCTAATACCCGAACCAGTATTGACCATGAATGCATGGATAACAAAATGCAGGATCCTGGTGATGAAGACCAGCTATGGGCGGAGCGTAGACAAAAACAGAGTAATGAAGTTGCTCAAGCAGTAGCTCGTGCACGCCAACGTAAAGAAGAAGAACAGAGGCGCCAAATGCGCGACCCACAAGGGACTCAACAATCATCGAAGGATATTCGTGACAAAGGAGACAGGAGCGACCGAGATCGTAATGACATTAGAGATAAAGACTTAGAAGTCAGGGAGAAGGATAGAGCTGATAACAGAGATAAAGATCGGTCTGACATCAAGGATAAAGACCGTAATGATTTACGTGAACGAGACTGCAGGGACAAAGATCGATTAGATAGAGACCGTGATCGGGTTGATAATCGTGATCGGTTTGATCGTGAAAGGGATCGTGATCGTGACAGGCTAGGGGATAATAAAGATAGAGCAAGATTAGAAAACAGGGATCGTTCGGATGGTGATAAAGAAAGAGATTTACGAGATCGGGATCGTAACGACAATCGCGATCGTAATGATAATCGCATTGACCGTGATAGATATGACAGAGAAAGAGAACGTAATGACAGGGATCGAGTCGATCGGGACCGTGACTTTAGAGACAGGGATAGAGAATACGCACGAGATCGTGAGCGTGATCGTGATCGCGAGCGTGAGCGTGATCGTGAGCGTGATCGTGATCGAGACCGCGACCGTGAACGCGACCAGTCAAATGCGCCTTTTTCGAAAACTTTTCAGGCAAATATGCCTCCTCGTTTTTTAAGACAGCAACAAAGCAGACAGCACAAGGAGGAGGATCAACACAAAGCTTGGGCATTTACTGGAAAACCAGCACAGAGACGCCAAGAACCACAGCCGTACAATGCTCCTAGACACACATCGCACAATGGCCGTCGTTCGTATTCTAG agaTTATTCTGATCGTGAAGATGAAATACGAAGGGATAAGGATGGGCCGGGCCCTCAATGGAGGTCTGAAATGCAAGATTATGATAGATCTGGCCGCGAATTAGATAGATCTAATTCAAAAGATTCCTACAAagattttaatgattataaagaCAGAAGAAATGATTCTGACAGAAAATCAATAGATACAACTATGGAACACTGCAGTAGGACTGCTGCTGATAAACTAACAGAagtttttgaaagaaaaagcAGTGGATTAGCGGAACCATTTGCTTCAGTAGACTCAACAATGCAACCTACTCCTGAGAGAAGAACTACACCATCGTCAAATTCACCACAAAATGAAACATTTGAAAAAGATTTTAGCAAAGCGTCATGGGCTGATGTTGCACAAGAAGAACAAAGTAACTTAATAGCTGGAAAACCATTGGATAAAGATGGCACATTCAAACAAAATGACTGCAAGATTGATTCTCCAAGTACTGAAATTGTGGATGTAATAATAACACCgcaacaaaacataaataattctaatagtCTTATTAACTCAAATCTCACCACTCAAAATCAAactaatagttataataatagtcACATGTCTAGCACACAAGTTGTATCTCCTCAAATTCAACAAACACACACagtaaatacacaaataaatattcaaactgTAATTCCTATTTCTTCAGCTAATCTATCTCAACCCTCTATATTTACTGATTCTCATACTATTTCTAAGTCTTCTTCAAACCAAACTCCTTCCAAACCAAATAATTCTGGAGAAAATATATCTAGTACCATACAAACACACAAGCAATCTTTGCCGGAGCAATTATCTCTAACTAGTGTTGTCAAATCATCAATTCCTGGTCAAAAATCAGAAAAAGATGTTTCGGAGACAGAATCAATAGCATCGAAATCAAGCATTGACCCATCTGGTATAATCGGAAATAAATTAATGGATTCAAATTCTAACGAAAATATTCAAGATAATCAAAAGCGTCAATTAGACGATAAAAAGAACGAGCAATATAACAACGaacttttgaataaaataccGATAAAGGAGCCCGTCGAAAGAAAATCTAGCGGTTCTGGTTCTGAAAAGAAAGGCAGAGGATTTGGTAGTAGTGGATATGTTTATAATCGGGGCTGGGGGGGATCAAGGGAATCTCGAGGACGACGTTCACATCGAAGTTCCCGTTCAAATAACAGAGCAAGTGAATCTGATGGTTCCACAGACGGGAATAATGTAGAACGTAAAGAGCGACGAAGAGCTCCGCGTAGTCCACGTGGTCCTAAAAAACAAGACAGACCAGATGACACAAATCATCTCGCTAATGAACAAAGTCCACAAATATCTGATGGATTAGAAAATAGAGAGCCATTTGCACCACGTGGACAGCCATCTCGTCGAGGTAGAGGTGGTTTTCAAGGTACTAATAGGCCGCCAGCACCTGCTAAACGTGTAACTGGCTATGGACCACCTAATACAAAGAGTCCTTTCAGTCAAGCTAATAGAGCAGTAAAAGATAATGAGGATATGAAAGATAATCTCTTTGATGATAAAGAAAAGACTAATCCCAAGAACCGTACTAGTTCATCTGTTGCAAAAGTACGTGATCGTCGTTCAAAAGCCATGGGTGGCCCAATGAGTGGCGAAGATGAGAATTGGGAAACTACGTCAGAACATTCCGAAAGCGGTGGTACTGGTATGCATCGTCGTCCAAATGGGGGAAGACAATCTGCTCAATCACAAAAGGGACAAATAGGTAATCGTAATCAGAATTCTATTAATCGTCAAAACAATAGCCGTGGCCAACAGGCAGCTAAAAAGGAAGGAGAGAATAAGAATACTGAAATAACAGAGGCTATTAGTGATCTTAAGATATCAACTACTAATGAAACTGTTGATGATGGTTTCCAAGAAGtccgtaataaaaaaaattcaaaggaATCTAGAGGTTCTAATGGTAAAGATGAAAAACAACCTAGATCTCGCTCTAATCAGGGCGGTGGTCGGAATGGTTCCACTTCAAGAAGTTCCAATGATAAATCAAATTCACGAGGATCGGCTCCAGTAACTGCCAAATCAGGCACTCAATACGATCGACCTCGACAAGCTAACTTAGCTCCGCGATTTgttaaacaaagacaaaaacaacaaatgGGCCTTTCAACCTTCGGTCCAGACACCGGCGCCGCTCCACCACCTCCACCAGTGAATGCATGGGATAAACCAATTTCGCAAACTCTACGCGGTAATGTTGAGGAGCCACCAGAAGTCGTGGATAATAAATCATGCCAATCGAGTCAGCGAAGTACACCTGGCGATGTCGCAATAGATAATAAGTCTTCAGTGGCACCATGCGCTGTTGTTTCTGATAAAACAGGTGTTCTAGATGGAAGCACACCTCCTGTAGAAACTATTATATTTGAGAATACAAATTATAAGACTGCTCCTCCAGCAGAAGCcttgaaacaaaaatatcaacCCAGTGCGGCCACTGCCAAACCCCAAGGGGAAGAAGTTGTGACAGAAATTGAATCCAGACCTTTGCCGTTTAATGGAGACGTTAGATCGCGCACGAGATCCATTCAAGAGCTTATGGCTGAATCTGGACGGCCGGTATCGGAGGCAGAAGGTTCATTAGGATTACAGATGTCTTTTGATACATCCCAAAAGGCTGAAGATTCGTCAGATATGAAACTTGATTTTGCCTTTGATTCAGATCTTGGTCAGCTAACAGAGGATAAGGCGGCAAAAACTCTTGGATTACCACGTGGTGTGCACATGAGTACTTCTAATACCATTTCACCATTAGCAGCAGATCTTAACTTAAAGATTGCTAGTGTTAAAAAAGTTTGGGAAATGCCTGCAGTGGCAGAAGGTACCGAGGAGCTACAATTTGCTGGTTTTGAAGAGAATAATACTGAAACTGGTGCTCCTCCTAATGTATGTAAAGTAAAGCCCACCCAACAATTGCAATCGCCTCCACCTCAGCATTACAATCATGTTAGCTATCAAGGAGGTTATGGTGGTCTTTCAGTTCCTTCACCTCCagctgttttatataattcatcacAACAAATATTAGGATCGTCTCAACAACTACAACAACAAGGAGGCCTATATGGTGCCTTTTTGGATCAGACTCGCGGTCAATTTGGTGGATTTCCTGGAACTCCATATGGTGCTGGTTCAGCCACCCCATATAATTATCAACCTCCAGATATGTTCCAGAGCCTTCCAAGTCAATACCGCATG GCAGCTGCAGCTGGAGGTGGTGCAGCCTATGGACAGTCAGGACAATTGGGAAACAGCCCTAGCACAGTTTTAATTTCAAGTACTTCGAATTCACTTATGTCTGCTACTGTTAAACCCTCGTCTCAACAAATCGGTGCCATTG GCAGCAAAGGCGGCGGTGTTGGTGGAGTTGGTGGCGTAGGTGGCGTGAACACGTTCCAACAACAATACCTGGGTTATTCAGGCCCGGTGGGTGAGGCACCGTACTCACTACCCGGCCTTTTGCCGCGGCCTGCACCTCCGGCATCTTCGTACTACTCGCCCTACCAGCCGCCCACAGCTCCTGCGCCCAACTATCCGCTGCAATTCACGCAGCCAGCACAGTCTAGCGCTTTCAGTTCACAGTTCCTCTCGTCTCAGCTGCATGTCGCAGCTGCAGCTGCTGTTCAGCAGATGCag CAACAGTACCGGGCTCCACCACTGCAGCAGCAATATGCGCCTCCTCAACCGAGGCCGCCACC